In Petrotoga sibirica DSM 13575, the genomic stretch GCAGACTATATAAGCACCGATACAGGTACATGGGAAAGCATAGATATGCTTGTGCCATCCATGAATATCCCTCAAGGGTTCCTTTTGAAAGATGTAGCGAGGATAAAGCAGGCAACAGGTAAAATCGTAATTGGTAATGGCCGAATCGTGTGGCCAGCTACTGCTGAAGGTGCACTGGAAAAGGGCTATTTGGATATGGTAGGTATGGCCAGGGCCCAAATAGCTGACCCTTATTGGGCAAAGAAAGCTGAGGCAGGAAAGCCCTACGAAATAAGAGGTTGCATCGGCTGTAACCAAAAGTGCATGGGTAGATTGTTAGAAAACCTGCCCATAAGCTGTGTCCAAAACCCTACGTCTGGTCATGAAAAGAAATATGGAGAGGATGTCCTTTACAAAAAGACCTCAAAACCAAAAAAGATTGTTGTGGTGGGTGGAGGTCCATCAGGAATGAAGGCAGCAGAAATATATGCCAGAAGAGGCAATCAAGTTGTGTTATTTGAAAAAGATCCCGAGCTTGGAGGAAGGGTTCGCTGGGAAAGAAGAATCCCCGGAAGACGTGGAGTAGCAGGTGTAAGCCGATATCTTATGTATATGTTGGATATACTTGATAATGTTGATGCAAGGTTGAATTCAAAGGCTGATGTCGAAGCGGTATTAAAGGAAAAGCCGGATATAGTAATTATTGCTACAGGTTCGACTCTGATTTCGGCAAATCCCAATTACTACAGCACCATTGAAGCACTTAATGAAAATGTAAAAGGGAATAATATACTTGTTGTCGACAATGACTCAACTACCGAAGGTTCTGGCATTGTAGAACTGTTTGTTAAAGCTAACAAAATAGTTCACTGGTTAACACCGAGTTTTTTCAATGGTCAAAATATCACCCCTCCGATTTTGTTGGATAACTTCAAACGACTCGCTGGAAAGGAAAACCTCATACTTCATCCAATGAAAGTGTTGATGGATTTTAAAGATGGAGAAGCAACTCTACTTAATATATATCTCAACACTGTAGAAAAATTAAATGGAATAGATTCTGTAGTAGTTACAGGAATAAAGGAACCAAATAACAGCCTCTACGATTCTCTTAAAGGAAAGGTACCCGAACTTTATCTCATAGGTGATGCAGCTGCCCCTCGTGATATAGCTTCTGCTCTTGAAGATGCCGTAGGACTCACTGAATTGATAAAGGACGCTTAGTTTTTTCATATTTATCGATTAACACACTATTTATCTTTCTTAAAAAACATATGTTCTAATTAAGTTGAACAATACAAAATCAGCAGAAATATTTTTAGTTTTGTAATCCACTCCATTTTTCTCACCTCCACTAATAATATCTGCAAAAGTTTTTACATTTAAGTAAATTTTATTTTTATTTTTAAATTAGCTTACAATTTAACTGGATCATTTTTTGATCCAGGTGGGTCAAAAAATGGGACAGTTTTGGGTCAAATTTTGACCCAGTAGTGGGTCAATTTTTGGGACAGCCTATAAGGTTTTATATAATATATATAAATATATAAAATATAAAAATAAAAAAATATTTTTAATTCCTATATAGCGAAAATCAAAATTTTATTTTTTACTTTTTGCAGA encodes the following:
- a CDS encoding NAD(P)-binding protein; this translates as MDNKVMFPKLFTPININGVEIKNRVVFLPHATVYVDQDYAPTEREMYYYEERAKGGAGLIIVPSRIVHPTGVFPGLGIGYNRENIPKFKKIVDAVHFHGAKTFIQLSHMGNQTKSVETFHPTWAPSAIPDMTVGEMPKEMTLEEIKELVESFALCAEILMEAGFDGVEIKVAHDGILGQFVSLLKNKRTDEYGVSIENRGRIIVEILSAIRVKIGQIPLGVRLGINRYMPGDYGVDEAVEYAKMFTTVADYISTDTGTWESIDMLVPSMNIPQGFLLKDVARIKQATGKIVIGNGRIVWPATAEGALEKGYLDMVGMARAQIADPYWAKKAEAGKPYEIRGCIGCNQKCMGRLLENLPISCVQNPTSGHEKKYGEDVLYKKTSKPKKIVVVGGGPSGMKAAEIYARRGNQVVLFEKDPELGGRVRWERRIPGRRGVAGVSRYLMYMLDILDNVDARLNSKADVEAVLKEKPDIVIIATGSTLISANPNYYSTIEALNENVKGNNILVVDNDSTTEGSGIVELFVKANKIVHWLTPSFFNGQNITPPILLDNFKRLAGKENLILHPMKVLMDFKDGEATLLNIYLNTVEKLNGIDSVVVTGIKEPNNSLYDSLKGKVPELYLIGDAAAPRDIASALEDAVGLTELIKDA